The following are encoded in a window of Microbacterium sp. LWO13-1.2 genomic DNA:
- the ddaH gene encoding dimethylargininase, translated as MSTPETTVTSAPVRTAHHRRYLMCTPAHFTVSYTINPWMEPAKPTDTAKAVAQWQKLYDLYLELGHEVELIEPLADYPDMVYTANGGFLIDGRAYVPKFRFEERAGEAPAFADWFRGAGYDTVIPEEVNEGEGDFLLVGDVILAGTGFRSTGDSHREVGEVFGREVVSLNLVDPRFYHLDTALTVLDPVQGVENGGPERANIAYLPGAFDDASRAILEERFPEAILVSDEDGSVFGLNSASDGYNVIISPRAKGFEAQLRERGYNPIMIDLSELLLGGGGIKCCTLELRGAK; from the coding sequence ATGTCGACGCCCGAGACCACCGTCACGTCCGCACCCGTGCGCACCGCGCACCACCGCCGCTACCTGATGTGCACGCCCGCACACTTCACCGTCAGCTACACGATCAACCCGTGGATGGAGCCGGCGAAGCCGACCGACACCGCCAAGGCGGTCGCGCAGTGGCAGAAGCTGTACGACCTCTACCTCGAGCTGGGCCACGAGGTCGAGCTCATCGAGCCGCTCGCCGACTACCCCGATATGGTCTACACGGCCAACGGCGGGTTCCTCATCGACGGCCGCGCGTACGTGCCGAAGTTCCGATTCGAGGAGCGCGCCGGTGAGGCACCGGCCTTCGCCGACTGGTTCCGCGGCGCTGGCTACGACACCGTCATCCCAGAAGAGGTCAACGAGGGCGAGGGCGACTTCCTGCTCGTCGGCGACGTGATCCTCGCCGGCACCGGGTTCCGCTCCACTGGCGACAGCCACCGCGAGGTGGGCGAGGTCTTCGGCCGCGAGGTCGTATCGCTCAACCTCGTCGACCCGCGCTTCTACCACCTCGACACCGCCCTCACCGTGCTCGACCCCGTGCAGGGCGTCGAGAACGGCGGCCCCGAGCGCGCCAACATCGCCTACCTGCCCGGCGCCTTCGACGACGCCAGCCGTGCCATCCTCGAGGAGCGCTTCCCGGAGGCGATCCTCGTCTCGGATGAGGACGGCTCCGTGTTCGGTCTCAACTCCGCCAGCGACGGCTACAACGTCATCATCTCGCCGCGGGCGAAGGGGTTCGAAGCGCAGCTCCGCGAGCGCGGGTACAACCCGATCATGATCGACCTCTCCGAGCTGCTGCTCGGCGGCGGCGGCATCAAGTGCTGCACCCTCGAGCTTCGCGGTGCGAAGTGA
- the rocD gene encoding ornithine--oxo-acid transaminase: MTAVEAETTSAETVVEPHVAHNYHPLPVNIARGEGAWVTDVEGKRYLDLLAAYSAVNFGHRHPALVAALTEQLGRVTLTSRAFMSDRLEPFAAALAALCGKELVLPMNTGAEAVETGIKVARAWGYRVKGIAEGRARIIVAAGNFHGRTTTIVSFSDDEQARDDFGPYTPGFDVVPYGDADALAAAITEDTAAILIEPIQGEGGVVIPPEGYLRRIREICDERNVLFIADEIQSGLGRVGETFACDREGVVPDLYLLGKALGGGILPVSAVVGDSDVLGVIRPGEHGSTFGGNPLAAAVGLRVVEMLESGEFQERARALGAHLFAALEPLIGHGVTTVRIAGLWAGVDIDPAKGTGRQIAEKLLERGVLVKDTHGQTIRIAPPIVIRATELDWAVEQLRLVLEA, translated from the coding sequence GTGACGGCGGTCGAGGCTGAGACGACCTCCGCCGAGACGGTCGTCGAGCCGCACGTCGCGCACAACTATCACCCGCTGCCGGTCAACATCGCCCGCGGCGAGGGCGCGTGGGTGACGGATGTCGAGGGCAAGCGCTACCTCGATCTTCTCGCCGCCTACTCGGCCGTGAACTTCGGACACCGGCATCCGGCGCTCGTAGCCGCGCTGACCGAGCAGCTCGGCCGGGTCACGCTCACCAGCCGCGCCTTCATGAGCGACCGGCTCGAGCCGTTCGCCGCCGCCCTTGCGGCGCTCTGCGGCAAGGAACTCGTGCTGCCGATGAACACCGGCGCCGAGGCCGTCGAGACCGGCATCAAGGTCGCTCGCGCCTGGGGTTACCGGGTGAAGGGCATCGCCGAAGGCCGTGCGCGCATCATCGTCGCCGCCGGCAACTTCCACGGGCGCACGACGACGATCGTCAGCTTCAGTGACGACGAGCAGGCTCGCGACGACTTCGGGCCGTATACGCCCGGATTCGATGTGGTTCCGTACGGGGATGCGGATGCGCTGGCCGCGGCCATCACAGAAGACACCGCTGCGATCCTCATCGAGCCCATCCAGGGCGAAGGCGGCGTTGTGATCCCGCCGGAGGGCTACCTGCGCCGCATCCGCGAGATCTGCGATGAACGGAATGTGCTGTTCATCGCCGACGAGATCCAGTCCGGACTCGGCCGCGTCGGCGAGACGTTCGCCTGCGACCGCGAAGGCGTCGTTCCCGACCTGTATCTGCTGGGCAAGGCGCTGGGTGGCGGCATCCTTCCGGTCTCCGCCGTCGTCGGCGACAGTGATGTGCTGGGCGTCATCCGCCCCGGTGAGCACGGCTCGACGTTCGGCGGAAACCCGCTGGCCGCTGCCGTCGGTCTGCGCGTCGTCGAGATGCTGGAGTCGGGTGAGTTCCAGGAGCGGGCCCGTGCACTCGGCGCGCACCTCTTCGCCGCTCTCGAACCCCTGATCGGCCACGGTGTCACCACCGTCCGCATCGCTGGACTCTGGGCCGGCGTCGACATCGATCCGGCCAAGGGAACAGGGCGGCAGATCGCCGAGAAGCTGCTCGAGCGCGGCGTGCTCGTCAAGGACACGCACGGTCAGACCATCCGCATCGCGCCGCCCATCGTCATCCGTGCCACCGAGCTCGACTGGGCCGTCGAGCAGCTGCGGCTGGTGCTGGAGGCGTAG
- a CDS encoding MFS transporter, giving the protein MFRSFSNVNYRIWFAGALVSNIGGWMQATAQDWVVLTELTDNDAAAMGVTMALQFAPPLVLVSLTGWVADRFDRRHILLVTQTVLLLLAVAAGVLLLTDVMTLPMMFGLALGFGVANAFDAPARQAFVSDMVSTGETSNAVALNSASFNLARMIGPAVGGLLIVAIGSGWVFIVNAATFLAMMLALLMMRTHLLAPRLKNRNRGGLAAGFRYVWGRGDLRVVFVMVFLIGAFGMNFPIFASTMALEFGSGADGYGVLSSILAIGALLGALLAARRDRARVRVVILAAGGFGISAFVSSAMPSYATYAVTLMFTGFMIVTLLTTANGYVQISTDPALRGRVLALYMAVIMGSTPVGAPIAGWVADAFGPRAAIMLGGTAGLIACLIGALWVLSSGRLHRREESRFLLTLDETRPLSIIDEIDPVEFSDTAAQTTPIRTPRKD; this is encoded by the coding sequence ATGTTCCGCTCCTTCTCCAACGTCAACTACCGGATCTGGTTCGCCGGCGCCCTGGTCTCCAACATCGGCGGCTGGATGCAGGCGACCGCCCAGGACTGGGTCGTGCTCACCGAGCTCACCGACAACGACGCCGCGGCGATGGGCGTCACGATGGCCCTGCAGTTCGCCCCTCCCCTGGTGCTGGTCAGCCTCACCGGCTGGGTCGCCGACCGCTTCGACCGCCGCCATATCCTGCTGGTCACCCAGACCGTGCTGCTGCTGCTGGCGGTCGCGGCCGGCGTCCTGCTGCTCACCGACGTGATGACGCTGCCGATGATGTTCGGTCTTGCCCTCGGATTCGGCGTCGCCAACGCTTTCGACGCCCCGGCCCGCCAGGCGTTCGTATCCGACATGGTCTCCACCGGCGAAACGTCGAACGCCGTCGCCCTCAACTCGGCATCGTTCAATCTGGCGCGCATGATCGGCCCGGCCGTCGGCGGACTGCTCATCGTCGCGATCGGCTCAGGATGGGTGTTCATCGTGAACGCCGCCACCTTCCTCGCGATGATGCTCGCCCTCCTGATGATGCGCACGCATCTGCTCGCCCCGCGCCTCAAGAACCGCAACCGCGGCGGCCTCGCCGCCGGCTTCCGTTACGTCTGGGGACGCGGCGACCTGCGCGTCGTGTTCGTGATGGTGTTCCTCATCGGCGCCTTCGGGATGAACTTCCCGATCTTCGCGTCGACGATGGCGCTGGAGTTCGGCAGCGGTGCAGACGGCTACGGCGTACTGAGCTCGATCCTCGCCATCGGCGCCCTGCTCGGCGCGCTGCTCGCCGCGCGGCGTGATCGGGCCAGAGTGCGGGTCGTCATCCTCGCCGCCGGCGGCTTCGGCATCTCGGCGTTCGTCTCGTCCGCCATGCCCTCGTACGCCACCTACGCGGTCACCCTGATGTTCACCGGATTCATGATCGTCACGCTGCTGACGACCGCGAACGGCTACGTGCAGATCAGCACTGATCCGGCGCTGCGCGGCCGGGTGCTCGCGCTGTACATGGCCGTGATCATGGGCTCGACCCCGGTCGGCGCCCCGATCGCCGGTTGGGTGGCGGACGCGTTCGGGCCCCGCGCCGCGATCATGCTCGGCGGTACCGCTGGTCTCATCGCCTGTCTGATCGGCGCCCTGTGGGTGCTGTCATCCGGACGACTGCACCGCCGGGAGGAGAGCCGCTTCCTGCTGACGCTCGACGAGACCCGCCCGCTCAGCATCATCGACGAGATAGACCCGGTCGAGTTCAGCGACACCGCCGCCCAGACGACGCCGATCCGCACGCCGCGCAAGGACTGA
- a CDS encoding MarR family transcriptional regulator has product MSASDESLSLTATELRMATFRLARRLRSARAADSMSDTQLAVLAGLRIHGRRTISALAVSEHVTAPSMSSIVNGLEEQGCVVRIPDEDDRRRVQVEITDAGVEIVAETIRRRDELLAAMLDDVDFTDEELTTLREASALMRRVAER; this is encoded by the coding sequence ATGTCTGCGTCTGATGAATCCCTCTCCCTCACCGCCACCGAACTCCGCATGGCCACGTTCCGGCTGGCGCGACGCCTGCGATCCGCGCGCGCCGCCGACTCGATGAGCGATACGCAGCTCGCCGTGCTCGCGGGCCTGCGCATCCACGGCCGCCGCACCATCTCTGCGCTCGCCGTGAGCGAGCACGTGACGGCCCCGTCCATGAGCAGCATCGTCAACGGCCTCGAGGAGCAGGGCTGCGTCGTGCGCATCCCCGACGAGGATGACCGCCGCCGAGTGCAGGTGGAGATCACGGATGCCGGCGTCGAGATCGTCGCCGAGACCATCCGCCGCCGCGACGAACTGCTCGCGGCGATGCTCGACGACGTCGACTTCACCGACGAGGAGCTGACGACCCTCCGCGAAGCCAGCGCACTGATGCGAAGGGTGGCCGAGCGATGA
- a CDS encoding copper homeostasis protein CutC has product MDVVTRTLALEIAVQDPPGMRIAREVGAARVELAQALALGGLTPSPATLELTLEAAGPAGPEVHVLIRPRAGGFHYDADELAIAERDVRWAVGAGAAGVVIGALDDAGRLDIDAMTRLRDAGGGASVTLHRAIDVTADPLATLVAARDLGLRRVLTSGGASAAIDGIDTLRALVAEASGQIEIMAGSGVDAATAPVLAAIGVDALHFSAKRAVVETGGVRMGSASDGVGGYEVTDRDTAFAVLTALGR; this is encoded by the coding sequence ATGGATGTCGTGACTCGAACGCTCGCCCTGGAAATCGCCGTGCAGGACCCCCCCGGAATGCGCATCGCCCGGGAGGTCGGCGCCGCGCGCGTCGAACTCGCTCAGGCCCTCGCCCTCGGCGGGCTCACCCCCTCGCCGGCGACGCTGGAGCTCACCCTCGAGGCTGCGGGCCCGGCCGGTCCCGAAGTGCACGTGCTGATCCGTCCGCGCGCCGGCGGCTTCCACTACGACGCCGACGAACTCGCCATCGCCGAGCGCGACGTCCGCTGGGCCGTCGGAGCGGGCGCTGCCGGTGTCGTGATCGGCGCGCTCGACGACGCGGGGCGCCTCGACATCGACGCGATGACGCGACTGCGCGATGCAGGCGGCGGAGCATCCGTCACCCTGCACCGTGCCATCGACGTCACCGCCGACCCGCTCGCGACCCTGGTGGCCGCGCGCGATCTCGGGCTCCGCCGCGTGCTCACGTCGGGGGGAGCCTCGGCCGCGATCGACGGCATCGACACGCTCCGCGCCCTCGTCGCCGAGGCCTCGGGGCAGATCGAGATCATGGCCGGCAGCGGGGTGGATGCTGCGACCGCTCCCGTGCTCGCAGCGATCGGTGTCGATGCTCTGCACTTCTCCGCGAAGCGCGCCGTGGTCGAAACGGGCGGCGTGCGGATGGGATCGGCCTCGGACGGCGTCGGCGGCTACGAGGTCACCGATCGGGACACCGCGTTCGCCGTGCTCACCGCGCTCGGGCGCTGA
- a CDS encoding alpha/beta fold hydrolase: MDTREFTDADGIAIVYDVHPAQGTPRGVVQLLHGVGEHAGRYPALIAALNAAGFTVYADDHRGHGRTGIRQHDGPAKLGRLGKGGIRAAKDAIWQLTRIIRTENPDLPLVLLGHSWGSFLAQMLVNEHPEAWDAVILSGSALRTPTMMNPAPLNARWAGPEATGFEWLSTDPEVWRAFDEDPLTTDVPLLKLFGPVEAAKLYGRPAKDLGRDIPLLLMVGRDDPVGGPRSVHKLAEEYRTRSGLTDVTTLVYPDARHEIFNEVQQAEVRADVLSWLNKHIPPRD, encoded by the coding sequence ATGGATACGCGTGAGTTCACTGATGCTGACGGCATCGCCATCGTCTACGACGTGCATCCCGCACAGGGCACGCCGCGAGGAGTCGTGCAGCTGCTGCACGGTGTCGGCGAGCATGCGGGTCGCTATCCGGCGCTGATCGCCGCACTCAACGCTGCGGGATTCACCGTCTACGCGGACGATCATCGAGGGCACGGGCGCACGGGCATCCGTCAGCACGACGGGCCGGCGAAGCTGGGTCGGCTCGGCAAAGGCGGAATCCGCGCCGCGAAGGACGCGATCTGGCAGCTGACGCGCATCATCCGCACGGAGAACCCTGACCTGCCGCTCGTGCTGCTCGGACACTCGTGGGGTTCGTTCCTCGCTCAGATGCTGGTCAACGAGCATCCGGAGGCATGGGACGCCGTCATCCTGTCCGGATCCGCACTGCGGACGCCGACGATGATGAACCCGGCACCGCTGAACGCGCGCTGGGCGGGACCTGAGGCGACCGGCTTCGAGTGGCTCTCGACAGATCCGGAGGTGTGGCGCGCATTCGACGAGGATCCGCTCACCACCGACGTGCCGCTGCTGAAGCTCTTCGGTCCGGTGGAAGCGGCGAAGCTCTACGGCCGCCCGGCGAAGGACCTCGGCCGGGACATCCCGCTGCTGCTCATGGTCGGCCGGGACGACCCGGTGGGCGGGCCGCGCAGTGTGCACAAGCTCGCCGAGGAATACCGCACGCGCTCGGGGTTGACCGACGTGACGACGTTGGTCTATCCCGACGCGCGGCATGAGATCTTCAATGAAGTGCAGCAGGCCGAAGTGCGTGCCGACGTGCTCTCCTGGCTGAACAAGCACATTCCGCCTCGGGATTGA
- a CDS encoding lipoate--protein ligase family protein has protein sequence MHGEYKVPGGKLVVVDLEVENGAIARFRLAGDFFLEPDTALEDINAAVTGLPVETDATAIAAAVRQALPQGAQLLGFTPDAVGTAVRRALVTAPGWRDFDWEIVHDKAVSPRMNLALDEVLTARVGEGRRRPTLRIWEWDESAVVIGSFQSYRNEVDPEGAARHGFDVVRRISGGGAMLMAAGQIITYSLYVPASLVQGMTFADSYAFLDDWVLQALRSLGIDAVYQPLNDIASPSGKIGGAAQKRLANGGVLHHATLSYDIDGQTMTEVLRIGREKLSDKGTTSAAKRVDPLRSQTGLSRAEIIERFKDTFRSLTDAEDGAVAPDELAAAEALVESKFATEAWLQRVP, from the coding sequence GTGCACGGTGAATACAAGGTTCCTGGCGGAAAGCTCGTCGTCGTCGACCTCGAAGTCGAGAACGGGGCGATCGCCCGGTTCCGCCTCGCGGGTGACTTCTTCCTCGAGCCCGACACCGCACTCGAGGACATCAATGCCGCGGTGACCGGGCTGCCGGTGGAGACGGACGCCACGGCCATCGCTGCCGCCGTGCGGCAGGCTCTTCCTCAAGGCGCACAGCTGCTCGGGTTCACCCCGGATGCCGTCGGCACCGCCGTGCGCCGCGCTCTCGTGACCGCGCCGGGCTGGCGCGACTTCGACTGGGAGATCGTGCACGACAAGGCGGTCTCGCCGCGCATGAACCTCGCTCTCGACGAGGTGCTCACCGCGCGCGTCGGTGAAGGGCGCCGACGCCCGACCCTGCGGATCTGGGAGTGGGACGAATCGGCCGTCGTCATCGGATCGTTCCAGTCGTACCGCAACGAGGTCGACCCCGAAGGTGCTGCGCGGCACGGCTTCGACGTCGTGCGCCGCATCTCCGGCGGCGGCGCGATGCTGATGGCCGCAGGGCAGATCATCACGTACTCGTTGTACGTGCCGGCCTCGCTCGTGCAGGGCATGACCTTCGCCGACTCCTATGCGTTCCTCGACGACTGGGTGCTGCAGGCGCTGCGCTCGCTCGGCATCGACGCCGTCTATCAGCCGCTCAACGACATCGCGTCGCCCTCGGGAAAGATCGGCGGAGCAGCCCAGAAGCGCCTCGCCAACGGGGGAGTGCTGCACCACGCCACGCTGTCGTACGACATCGACGGTCAGACGATGACCGAGGTGCTGCGCATCGGCCGCGAGAAGCTCAGCGACAAGGGCACGACATCGGCGGCGAAGCGCGTCGACCCGCTGCGGAGCCAGACCGGACTCAGCCGCGCCGAGATCATCGAGCGGTTCAAGGACACCTTCCGCTCTCTCACCGATGCCGAGGACGGCGCGGTCGCGCCGGACGAGCTCGCCGCCGCCGAAGCCCTCGTGGAGTCGAAGTTCGCCACCGAGGCGTGGCTGCAGCGGGTGCCGTGA
- a CDS encoding site-specific DNA-methyltransferase: MTPSIPEPVEGPAVGSVSILEGDNLAAARGLPSASFTLVYLDPPFNTGRTQERQVVTARRTFTTQEEPAEPGADTAETTGVEPNLLNYEPQSAASEVRHGFHGHAYERVRGMLRTYDDRFDDYGAFLMPRLEEAWRLLADDGTLYLHLDYREAHYAKVMLDAVFGRECFLNELIWAYDYGAKSRRRWPTKHDTILVYVKNPREYVFNSDDVDREPYMAPGLVTAEKAARGKLPTDVWWHTIVPTTGREKTGYPTQKPEGILRRIVRASSRPGDRVLDLFAGSGTTGAVASALGRDAVLVDDNPEAIRVMRERMPHAEVTGIA, translated from the coding sequence GTGACGCCTTCGATCCCCGAGCCCGTCGAAGGGCCCGCGGTCGGGTCCGTCTCAATCCTCGAAGGCGACAACCTCGCCGCCGCTCGAGGCCTGCCATCGGCATCCTTCACCCTCGTCTACCTCGATCCGCCGTTCAACACCGGGCGTACGCAGGAGCGGCAAGTGGTCACCGCCCGGCGCACGTTCACAACTCAGGAAGAACCTGCCGAACCGGGCGCAGACACTGCCGAAACGACCGGGGTCGAGCCGAATCTCCTGAATTACGAACCGCAGTCGGCCGCGAGCGAGGTGCGACACGGCTTCCACGGCCATGCCTACGAGCGGGTGCGCGGGATGCTGCGCACCTATGACGACCGCTTCGACGACTACGGCGCGTTCCTCATGCCGCGGCTGGAGGAGGCCTGGCGGCTGCTGGCGGACGACGGCACGCTGTACCTGCACCTCGACTACCGCGAGGCGCACTACGCCAAGGTGATGCTCGACGCGGTCTTCGGCAGGGAGTGCTTCCTCAACGAGCTCATCTGGGCCTACGACTACGGTGCGAAGTCGCGCCGCCGCTGGCCGACGAAGCATGACACGATCCTGGTCTACGTGAAGAATCCGCGGGAGTACGTGTTCAACTCCGACGATGTCGATCGCGAGCCGTACATGGCCCCCGGCCTGGTCACCGCCGAGAAGGCGGCGCGAGGGAAGCTGCCGACCGATGTCTGGTGGCACACCATCGTGCCGACGACCGGTCGCGAGAAGACCGGCTATCCGACGCAGAAGCCCGAGGGCATCCTGCGCCGGATCGTGCGGGCGTCCAGTCGGCCAGGCGACCGCGTCCTCGACCTCTTCGCCGGCAGCGGCACCACCGGGGCTGTGGCCTCGGCGTTGGGCCGCGATGCCGTGCTCGTCGACGACAACCCCGAGGCGATCCGCGTGATGCGCGAGCGGATGCCGCATGCAGAGGTGACCGGGATCGCCTGA
- a CDS encoding DUF3237 domain-containing protein — MSTPHTLLPVPTLESAFDVTVELGPIEDHHSTSAGSRRVVPILGGQISGAVDAEILAGGADWQLIRPDGTIEIDSRYTARTASGDHLLLHARGLRTGPPEVLDRLRRGEDVDPREYVFRTTVQIETAATHLADLQRSLFVAAAQRQAKAVRYRAYRVD, encoded by the coding sequence ATGAGCACCCCGCACACCCTGCTGCCCGTTCCAACACTGGAATCCGCGTTCGACGTCACCGTCGAGCTGGGCCCGATCGAGGACCACCATTCCACCAGCGCGGGCTCACGACGCGTCGTGCCGATCCTCGGCGGCCAGATCTCCGGTGCGGTGGATGCGGAGATCCTCGCCGGCGGGGCCGACTGGCAGCTCATCCGCCCCGACGGCACCATCGAGATCGACAGCCGGTACACGGCGCGCACGGCATCCGGTGATCATCTTCTGCTGCATGCCCGCGGCCTGCGTACCGGGCCTCCCGAAGTGCTGGATCGCCTGCGCCGGGGTGAGGACGTCGACCCTCGCGAGTATGTCTTCCGCACGACGGTGCAGATCGAGACCGCGGCCACGCACCTGGCCGATCTGCAGCGCTCACTGTTCGTCGCTGCGGCCCAACGGCAGGCGAAGGCCGTGCGGTACCGCGCCTATCGAGTGGACTGA